Below is a window of Zygosaccharomyces rouxii strain CBS732 chromosome C complete sequence DNA.
ATTACCGCGAAATTTTTAACCTTTTCAGCTATTGAGTATAACATTTCATCCATGATCATACATTGCTTATCCCAATCGCGACCGAATCTAATAACAACTAATCTTTCTGTCTCTGTAACAATTGCCTGGTCAACATGCCAACCGGTACGCAAATGAGGAAGGAAAACGCTCCCCATATTTCAAATGTTTATTTCCCTTTCTCTCTTCCTAGCGATTGTTAGTACTGCTGTGCAAGCTCATCTGAAAATCGTTCGCTATGTCGTTCTTATATACAAGTATATTGTTAAAAATAgtaaagtgaaaaaataaaaatgcatcATTTCTTATCCCTCTTCTTGGTAGCCAATTTACCGGTCTTGATCTGTTTAGAACTATCGTTCAACAGCGACAGGTAGTCATCCAtaccaaattcatcttcgtcttcagCTGCAActtcagcttcaggttCTGCCTTCTTTGTACTAGGCTGTTCTTCTTGCTGCACACCCTTAGATTTATCCTCGCTAGAAAATAGAGAGCCATATTTTTGCTTAAATCTATCCACTTTACCACTTGCATTAGCGTCTACTACCACCAGATCCGTTCTAGTTGGATTCCACAATGGATTATTTCTCTGGTCTTGAATCAAtctaatttcattcttAGGAAACTGGGACCTCCTCCTCACTACACTACCATCACTCAGTTCTACTAACACATCGAATTGGTGATAAATTGCAGGCCTGGCTTTACCAAGGCGGATCTTTCTAGCGGGTCTTCTAGGTATCGACAGTTGACTGGATCCTTGAGGGGGACCAGAAGAGGCACACCTCTTTAATACCAATGATCTGAGCATGAACGAATTAGCACAGCTAAAGCTAAAGACTTGACCCTTTCAAACGGGATTCTTTATAGCATCGACTTCAATATTATTACATTAAAGCTtgacttttttttcatcttcattcaatGGTAGATGATAATAAAAGTCACGATATACGAAAGTATAAGGTATTAGCGGTTATTCAATGCAATTATCACATTTTAGTTTCGTGAATAAGCCCATCGAGTTCTTTAGCAATTCTCTGAGCTGCCTGAGGGTTAGATTTAGATATACGGTTAACGATTTCCTGGAAGGATGCTGATTTCGGATCGAATGTCTCTTGAtctgcatcatcatcttcatcatcattagatccatcttcttctccttctgGCGGATCTACTTGGAtgttttcatcatcatcggcttcttcagcttccaAAATGACATCATCAGCTTCACCTGTAGCTACGCcgttatcatcatcctcttcagcttcttccaattcgttAGCAGTTTCAATGGCAGGCGGTACAGGTCTATCAGATTGCTCAGTGCCACCCATATTTATATCACCGTCTGGATCTTTCTTGAGCGCAGTTGCTCCACCCATCATGGATTCTTTGACAAATAACATGTTCTTAAAATACTTTAGCTTGTACTTGTTAAATTCGAAATTTCCTTGAACCATACAACCTAATTCATATTTCACAATTCTTCTCATTTTAGCCAAGTCTAATTCTTCGAACCAACCGGTCAATTCATTGGGCTGActcaaatatttgacaTTATCATAAACTTCACGAATATTAGGCTCATCCACCAATAGATCGATCTGTAGCATGAAATACCAGGGGATCCGACTACCAGTAAATTTAAACCTGCTATCGATACTACCAGGTGTATCGGACTCAAATACATTAGGTGGTGGCTTAGGAATATTTTTACTTGCAGATGGTGATTTTAACATTTTcctttcaattttgaaatattccGTTTGGTATTTGGCATATTCCGGTGAAGA
It encodes the following:
- the MRPL36 gene encoding mitochondrial 54S ribosomal protein bL31m (similar to uniprot|P36531 Saccharomyces cerevisiae YBR122C MRPL36 Mitochondrial ribosomal protein of the large subunit); this encodes MLRSLVLKRCASSGPPQGSSQLSIPRRPARKIRLGKARPAIYHQFDVLVELSDGSVVRRRSQFPKNEIRLIQDQRNNPLWNPTRTDLVVVDANASGKVDRFKQKYGSLFSSEDKSKGVQQEEQPSTKKAEPEAEVAAEDEDEFGMDDYLSLLNDSSKQIKTGKLATKKRDKK